The Rhodobacter sp. CZR27 genome includes a window with the following:
- a CDS encoding FIST N-terminal domain-containing protein, whose protein sequence is MTELRKAAVAEGMCPSTPLVAVAHVLAGTPDPAKHLAAALGEGPFALVILFVTPEADVVALARAAEAAFPGLPVIGCTTAGEISPDGYTEGEIVAVALPAGWFRVSPILVRDLGQLDREALIGRLIRERAALARDCPDWRHEFAFLMVDGLSIREDELASALAAGLGPVPLFGGSAADGVRFRETFVLNGAEVLHDAAVLALVRTDCRVQVFNLDHFLPTDRRMVVTEADPGRRIVRRINAEPAAQEYARLLGKDPGQLDSFTFAAHPVVVRIGGKHHVRAIREVAPNGDLIFFSAIDEGLVLTLAEPQDLVAHLRQELAGLGRERTPSAILACDCVLRRMEALDKQSIGAVSRLLREHRVVGFSTYGEQLNGMHVNQTMTGVAIYPPEAP, encoded by the coding sequence ATGACGGAACTGCGCAAGGCGGCCGTGGCAGAGGGCATGTGCCCCTCGACGCCCCTCGTCGCCGTGGCGCATGTCCTTGCAGGCACGCCCGATCCGGCGAAGCACCTTGCCGCGGCGCTGGGAGAGGGGCCCTTCGCCCTCGTCATCCTGTTCGTGACGCCCGAGGCCGATGTCGTGGCGCTTGCCCGCGCGGCCGAGGCCGCCTTTCCGGGCCTTCCCGTCATCGGCTGCACCACCGCGGGCGAGATCAGCCCCGATGGCTACACAGAGGGCGAGATCGTCGCCGTGGCCCTGCCGGCGGGCTGGTTCCGCGTCAGTCCGATCCTCGTCCGCGATCTGGGCCAGCTCGACCGCGAGGCGCTGATCGGCCGGCTGATCCGCGAGCGTGCCGCGCTGGCCCGCGACTGCCCCGACTGGCGCCACGAATTCGCCTTCCTGATGGTCGACGGCCTGTCGATCCGCGAGGACGAACTGGCCTCGGCGCTGGCCGCGGGGCTGGGGCCGGTGCCTCTGTTCGGCGGATCGGCCGCCGATGGCGTGCGCTTCCGCGAGACCTTCGTACTCAACGGCGCCGAGGTGCTGCACGATGCCGCCGTCCTGGCGCTGGTCCGCACCGACTGCCGGGTGCAGGTGTTCAACCTCGACCATTTCCTTCCCACCGATCGGCGCATGGTGGTGACCGAGGCCGATCCCGGCCGCCGCATCGTGCGCCGCATCAACGCCGAGCCCGCGGCGCAGGAATACGCCCGCCTTCTGGGCAAGGACCCCGGCCAGCTCGACAGCTTCACCTTCGCGGCGCATCCCGTCGTGGTGCGGATCGGCGGCAAGCACCATGTCCGCGCCATCCGGGAAGTCGCGCCGAACGGCGACCTGATCTTCTTCTCGGCGATCGACGAGGGGCTGGTGCTGACGCTGGCAGAGCCGCAGGATCTGGTGGCCCACCTGCGGCAGGAACTGGCGGGGCTCGGCCGCGAGCGGACGCCCTCGGCGATCCTTGCCTGCGACTGCGTGCTGCGCCGGATGGAGGCGCTCGACAAGCAGAGCATCGGGGCGGTGTCGCGGCTCCTGCGCGAGCACCGGGTCGTCGGCTTCTCGACCTATGGCGAGCAGCTCAACGGCATGCATGTCAACCAGACGATGACGGGCGTGGCGATCTACCCGCCGGAGGCGCCATGA
- a CDS encoding (2Fe-2S)-binding protein translates to MKVTMTVNGKSMSAETEGRTLLSSFLREGLGLTGTHVGCDTTQCGACTVHVDGEPVKSCTVLAQDVAGKSVTTIEGMANKDGSLSVLQQAFQTHHGLQCGFCTPGMVMASAALLNENPHPTEEEVRHYLKGNICRCTGYHNIVKAVLAASGADSQKLAAE, encoded by the coding sequence ATGAAAGTCACGATGACCGTGAACGGCAAGTCCATGTCCGCCGAGACGGAGGGCCGGACGCTGCTGTCCAGCTTCCTGCGCGAGGGACTCGGGCTGACCGGCACGCATGTCGGCTGCGACACCACCCAGTGCGGGGCCTGCACGGTGCATGTCGACGGAGAGCCGGTGAAAAGCTGCACCGTGCTCGCGCAGGACGTGGCCGGCAAGTCCGTCACCACGATCGAGGGCATGGCGAACAAGGACGGCTCGCTGTCGGTCCTTCAGCAGGCGTTCCAGACCCACCACGGGCTTCAGTGCGGCTTCTGCACGCCCGGCATGGTGATGGCCTCGGCCGCGCTTCTGAACGAGAACCCGCATCCGACCGAGGAGGAGGTTCGCCACTACCTCAAGGGCAACATCTGCCGCTGCACGGGCTATCACAACATCGTCAAGGCGGTCCTGGCCGCCTCGGGCGCCGACAGCCAGAAGCTCGCCGCCGAATAA
- a CDS encoding alpha-D-glucose phosphate-specific phosphoglucomutase, protein MTVKTVSTTPFPDQKPGTSGLRKKTPVFMQRHYLENFVQAIFDAIGGAQGKTFVLGGDGRYFNDRAAQVILRMAAANGAAKVIVGQGAILSTPAASHLIRINGTDGGIIMSASHNPGGPDEDFGVKFNTPNGGPAPEAVTEAIFAATKNISEYRIYETQDVDLSTVGPTRLGDMQVEVVDPVADYAALMERLFDFGAIRSMFAAGFRMRFDAMCAVTGPYATEILENRLGAAKGTVVNGTPLPDFGGMHPDPNPTWAKALMDEMFGPGAPDFGAASDGDGDRNMVVGRGIYVSPSDSLAVLAANAHLAPGYKAGLKGVARSMPTSAAADRVAEFLGIEEFETPTGWKFFGNLLDAGRATICGEESFGTGSDHVREKDGLWAVLLWLNILAVRKESVREILEAHWRQFGRNYYSRHDFEAIETAAADRMMAELREKLAGLSGIAFNGHLRIAEADDFAYTDPVDGSVSRRQGIRILFQDGSRIVLRLSGTGTEGATLRLYLERFAPGPEGLDLDPQEALAPVIAAAHEIAGIARHTGRREPDVIT, encoded by the coding sequence ATGACCGTCAAGACCGTTTCGACCACGCCCTTTCCCGACCAGAAGCCGGGCACCTCGGGGCTGCGCAAGAAGACGCCCGTCTTCATGCAGCGGCACTACCTTGAAAACTTCGTGCAGGCGATCTTCGACGCCATCGGCGGGGCGCAGGGCAAGACCTTCGTGCTGGGGGGCGACGGGCGCTATTTCAACGACCGGGCGGCACAGGTGATCCTGCGCATGGCCGCCGCCAACGGCGCGGCGAAGGTCATCGTCGGGCAGGGCGCCATCCTGTCCACGCCGGCCGCCTCGCACCTGATCCGGATCAACGGCACCGATGGCGGCATCATCATGTCGGCCAGCCACAACCCCGGCGGCCCCGACGAGGACTTCGGGGTGAAGTTCAACACGCCGAACGGCGGCCCCGCGCCGGAAGCGGTGACCGAGGCGATCTTTGCCGCGACGAAAAACATCTCCGAGTATCGCATATACGAGACGCAGGACGTCGACCTGTCCACCGTCGGCCCGACGCGGCTGGGCGACATGCAGGTCGAGGTGGTCGACCCGGTTGCCGACTATGCCGCGCTGATGGAAAGGCTTTTCGACTTCGGCGCGATCCGGTCGATGTTCGCCGCGGGCTTCCGGATGCGGTTTGATGCGATGTGCGCCGTGACGGGCCCCTATGCGACCGAGATCCTCGAGAACCGGCTTGGCGCGGCGAAGGGGACGGTCGTGAACGGCACGCCCCTGCCGGACTTCGGCGGCATGCACCCCGACCCCAACCCGACCTGGGCCAAGGCGTTGATGGACGAGATGTTCGGCCCCGGTGCGCCGGATTTCGGCGCGGCCTCGGATGGCGACGGCGACCGCAACATGGTGGTGGGACGCGGGATCTATGTCTCGCCCTCTGACAGCCTTGCGGTGCTGGCGGCGAACGCGCATCTGGCGCCGGGCTACAAGGCGGGCCTGAAGGGCGTCGCGCGCTCGATGCCGACCTCGGCCGCGGCCGACCGGGTGGCCGAGTTCCTCGGCATCGAGGAGTTCGAGACGCCCACCGGCTGGAAGTTCTTCGGCAACCTGCTCGACGCGGGCCGCGCCACGATCTGCGGCGAGGAAAGCTTCGGCACCGGGTCGGACCACGTGCGCGAGAAGGACGGGCTCTGGGCCGTGCTGCTCTGGCTGAACATCCTCGCCGTCCGCAAGGAGAGCGTGCGCGAGATCCTCGAGGCGCACTGGCGCCAGTTCGGCCGCAACTACTATTCGCGGCACGACTTCGAGGCGATCGAGACGGCTGCGGCCGACCGGATGATGGCCGAGCTGCGCGAGAAGCTGGCGGGCCTTTCCGGCATCGCCTTCAACGGCCATCTCCGGATCGCCGAAGCGGACGACTTCGCCTATACCGACCCGGTCGACGGCTCGGTCAGCCGCAGGCAGGGCATAAGGATCCTGTTCCAGGACGGCAGCCGGATCGTGCTGCGCCTGTCGGGAACGGGAACCGAGGGGGCGACACTCCGGCTCTATCTCGAACGCTTCGCGCCGGGGCCCGAAGGGCTGGACCTCGATCCGCAGGAGGCGCTGGCCCCGGTGATCGCCGCCGCGCACGAGATCGCGGGCATCGCACGCCATACCGGGCGCCGCGAGCCGGACGTGATCACCTGA
- a CDS encoding xanthine dehydrogenase family protein molybdopterin-binding subunit: MPKDGGIGESTLRREDIRFLTGKGRYTADISLRGQAHACFLRSEVAHGRINGIDTSAAEEMPGVLCVLTGADFTEVGGNPTGWLVQSRDGATMKEPKRPVLAHGKVRHVGDAYAMVVAETYEQAKDACEAIVADITELPALVDLAAAAADTANRVHEEFDNNVVFDWGWIEENRAAVDAAFASAPHVTTLELVNNRLSPNAMEPRASIGDFDSGTGDYKLYTTSQNPHLTRLLISAFVMGIPENKLTVIAPDVGGGFGSKIYHYGEEAAVLAASKKINRPVKWVCDRSEAFLSDAHGRDHVTKIELATDKEGNFLAVRTETLANMGAYLSNFATCTPTFLHGTLMAGPYKTPHVYVNVKAVITNTVPVDAYRGAGRPEATYSLERVIDKAADELGIDPWEIRRKNFIDPGAFPYTTPVGLVYDTGNYHATMDKLREMSDVAGFEARAEESRKRGKLRGFGLSTWIEACGIAPSNLVGVLGCRVGLYDAATIRVNATGNISVLVGAHSHGQGHETVFAQLIAEKLGVDAKSVEIVHGDTSKIPFGMGTYGSRSLAVCGSAMMKAADKIIDKGKKIAAHMLEAAEGDIEFNDGSFSVAGTDRQKSFAEIAFSAYVPHNYPLETLEPGLEETAFYDPANFTYPAGAYGCEVEVDPETGGVDIVRFTCADDFGNVINPMIVAGQVHGGVAQGIGQALLEGVVYNEDGQLLTGSYMDYAMPRADDLPNIDVDHSCVTPCTHNPLGAKGCGEAGAIGTPPAVVNAVIDALHRAGHSHITHIDMPLTPSRVWSAING; encoded by the coding sequence ATGCCTAAGGATGGGGGCATCGGCGAGAGCACGCTCCGCCGCGAGGATATCCGGTTCCTCACCGGAAAGGGCCGCTACACGGCCGACATCAGCCTGCGCGGGCAGGCGCACGCCTGCTTCCTGCGCTCGGAAGTGGCGCATGGCCGGATCAACGGCATCGACACCAGCGCGGCTGAAGAGATGCCGGGCGTTCTCTGCGTGCTGACCGGCGCCGATTTTACCGAGGTGGGCGGCAACCCGACCGGCTGGCTGGTCCAGAGCCGCGACGGCGCCACGATGAAGGAGCCGAAGCGGCCGGTGCTGGCGCATGGCAAGGTGCGCCACGTGGGCGACGCCTATGCGATGGTCGTGGCCGAGACCTACGAACAGGCCAAAGACGCCTGCGAGGCCATCGTGGCCGATATCACCGAACTGCCCGCGCTGGTGGATCTGGCGGCCGCGGCCGCGGATACGGCCAACCGCGTGCACGAGGAATTCGACAACAACGTGGTCTTCGACTGGGGCTGGATCGAGGAGAACCGGGCCGCCGTCGACGCGGCCTTCGCCTCGGCCCCGCATGTCACGACGCTGGAACTGGTGAACAACCGTCTGTCGCCCAACGCGATGGAGCCGCGCGCCTCGATCGGCGATTTCGACAGCGGGACGGGCGATTACAAGCTCTACACCACCTCGCAGAACCCGCACCTGACGCGGCTTCTGATCTCGGCCTTCGTCATGGGCATCCCCGAGAACAAGCTGACCGTGATCGCGCCCGACGTGGGCGGCGGCTTCGGCTCGAAGATCTACCACTATGGCGAGGAAGCGGCGGTGCTCGCTGCCTCGAAGAAGATCAACCGCCCGGTCAAATGGGTCTGCGACCGCTCCGAGGCGTTCCTGTCCGATGCGCACGGCCGCGACCACGTGACGAAGATCGAACTCGCGACGGACAAGGAGGGGAACTTCCTCGCCGTCCGCACCGAGACGCTGGCGAACATGGGGGCGTATCTGTCGAACTTCGCCACCTGCACGCCGACCTTCCTGCACGGCACGCTGATGGCCGGCCCCTACAAGACGCCGCATGTCTACGTGAACGTGAAGGCGGTGATTACGAACACCGTGCCGGTCGATGCCTACCGCGGCGCAGGGCGGCCCGAGGCGACTTATTCGCTGGAGCGGGTCATCGACAAGGCCGCGGACGAGCTCGGCATCGACCCGTGGGAGATCCGGCGCAAGAACTTCATCGACCCGGGGGCCTTCCCCTATACGACGCCGGTCGGCCTCGTCTACGACACCGGCAACTACCATGCCACGATGGACAAGCTGCGCGAGATGTCGGACGTGGCGGGCTTCGAGGCGCGGGCCGAGGAGAGCCGCAAGCGCGGCAAGCTGCGCGGCTTCGGGCTTTCCACCTGGATCGAGGCTTGCGGGATCGCGCCCTCGAATCTCGTGGGCGTGCTCGGCTGCCGCGTCGGCCTCTATGACGCCGCGACCATCCGGGTGAACGCCACCGGCAACATCTCGGTTCTCGTCGGGGCGCACAGCCACGGGCAGGGGCACGAGACGGTCTTTGCCCAGCTCATTGCCGAAAAGCTGGGCGTCGATGCCAAGTCGGTGGAGATCGTTCACGGCGATACGTCCAAGATTCCGTTCGGGATGGGCACCTATGGCTCGCGCTCCCTTGCCGTCTGCGGCTCGGCGATGATGAAGGCCGCCGACAAGATCATCGACAAGGGCAAGAAGATCGCGGCCCACATGCTGGAGGCGGCGGAAGGCGATATCGAGTTCAACGACGGCAGCTTCTCGGTCGCAGGAACGGACCGGCAGAAGAGCTTCGCCGAGATCGCGTTTTCCGCCTACGTCCCGCACAACTACCCGCTCGAGACGCTGGAGCCGGGGCTGGAGGAGACCGCCTTCTACGACCCCGCGAACTTCACCTATCCGGCGGGCGCCTATGGCTGCGAGGTCGAGGTGGACCCCGAGACGGGCGGCGTGGACATCGTGCGCTTCACCTGCGCCGACGATTTCGGCAACGTCATCAACCCGATGATCGTGGCCGGGCAGGTGCATGGCGGGGTGGCGCAGGGCATCGGGCAGGCGCTGCTCGAAGGGGTCGTCTACAACGAGGACGGCCAGCTTCTGACCGGCTCCTACATGGACTATGCCATGCCGCGCGCGGACGATCTGCCGAACATCGACGTGGACCATTCCTGCGTCACGCCCTGCACGCACAACCCGTTGGGCGCCAAGGGCTGCGGCGAGGCCGGGGCCATCGGCACGCCGCCCGCGGTGGTCAATGCGGTGATCGACGCGCTCCACCGCGCGGGGCATAGCCACATCACCCATATCGACATGCCCCTGACGCCCTCGCGCGTCTGGTCGGCGATCAACGGCTGA
- a CDS encoding response regulator transcription factor: MTEPLRPLQSALIIDDHPLFCDALSMTLKAVAGLAHIETADRLETALARLDLAPPFDVVVLDLNLPDVNGLDGLIRLKASAGTVPVVVVSSLADNRVIGAALKAGAAGFVPKHSRREVFRAAFDAIREGRTYQPEGFTPQSDPAAPASQREEAIARLALLTRQQAKILQLICEGRLNKQIAYDLTIAETTVKAHVTAIMRKLGVQSRTQAVLMVQEASFASLMPENG, translated from the coding sequence ATGACCGAACCCCTCCGCCCGCTGCAGTCCGCGCTGATCATCGACGACCATCCGCTGTTCTGCGATGCGTTGTCGATGACGCTGAAGGCGGTGGCGGGCCTCGCGCATATCGAGACCGCGGACCGGCTGGAAACGGCGCTGGCGCGGCTTGATCTGGCGCCGCCCTTCGACGTGGTGGTGCTCGACCTCAACCTGCCCGACGTGAACGGGCTGGACGGGTTGATCCGGCTGAAGGCCAGCGCGGGGACGGTGCCGGTGGTGGTGGTCTCGTCGCTGGCGGACAACCGGGTGATCGGGGCCGCGCTGAAGGCGGGGGCCGCGGGCTTCGTTCCGAAGCATTCGCGGCGCGAGGTCTTCCGCGCCGCCTTCGACGCGATCCGCGAGGGGCGCACCTACCAGCCCGAGGGCTTCACCCCCCAGTCCGACCCCGCGGCCCCCGCCAGCCAGCGCGAGGAAGCGATCGCCCGTCTCGCGCTGCTGACCCGGCAGCAGGCGAAGATCCTGCAGCTGATCTGCGAGGGACGTCTGAACAAGCAGATCGCCTATGACCTGACCATTGCCGAAACCACGGTGAAGGCCCATGTCACGGCCATCATGCGCAAGCTGGGCGTGCAGAGCCGGACCCAGGCGGTCCTGATGGTGCAGGAGGCCAGCTTCGCCAGCCTGATGCCCGAGAACGGCTGA
- a CDS encoding PAS-domain containing protein codes for MTFALIDPGDPPERQRDKLLEIVRALMARVERTTDDGGAAYAQFQRAAMLEDQVRERTADLERTLKLLNLSNERLAEATRAAEEARQNLANAIETVQEGFALFDADDVLVLCNSRFGMHMLDVQEHLKPGLTFGGYIDRVSRSRYLALPDAETPEDWAIRRKRRHYDRHVIFNVRLIWDRWLQVSEHRTADGGTVILQTDVTDLIRLERLERGKMLDDQARVIRATLDHINQGVCIFDPEGRLVGWNQRLGSLLAIPMNRFRLGVSFGYLLERFAQEISFGDGMSAAALEAWVQARHDRPPLSFELRRGDELILDVFAQEMPDRGFVMSFTDVTAERAAIEALSRANETLEARVMERTLELEDALANAERANASRSRFVAAASHDLLQPLSAAKLFIASIGDEAVEPASREALSKAQNALDSVQGILGALLDISKLESGRAAVSVQPVRLDRLIAQLRDEFAPMAQAKGLRLSVVPSSAMVASDPTYLRRILQNLIGNAIRYTAKGRVLVGARRRQGMVRLEVWDTGPGIAEADQEAIFKEFHRLNAPASASEGMGLGLAIVERACGLLGHPLGLRSEIGRGTCFMVQVPPAGNAPLAAAPGASEIRAHAKVAAQDKIAFLVENDDDLRQAMGLLLEKWGVSVLDAPSGEEALELIDEIGILPDFFLVDQQLGAGMTGVDFIRTMRSRHGRVPACIVTAARRPEIATICAEADIRLIQKPIDARVLEEFLGAL; via the coding sequence ATGACCTTCGCGCTGATCGACCCCGGCGATCCGCCCGAACGCCAGCGCGACAAGCTGCTGGAAATCGTGCGCGCCCTGATGGCCCGTGTGGAGCGCACGACCGACGACGGCGGGGCGGCCTATGCCCAGTTCCAGCGCGCGGCCATGCTCGAGGATCAGGTCCGCGAGCGGACGGCCGATCTGGAACGTACGCTGAAGCTTCTGAACCTGTCGAACGAGCGGCTGGCCGAGGCCACGCGCGCCGCCGAGGAGGCACGGCAGAACCTCGCCAATGCCATCGAGACGGTGCAGGAGGGCTTCGCGCTTTTCGATGCCGACGACGTGCTGGTGCTGTGCAACTCGCGCTTCGGGATGCACATGCTCGACGTGCAGGAGCATCTGAAACCGGGCCTTACCTTCGGCGGCTACATCGACCGGGTCAGCCGCTCGCGCTATCTGGCACTTCCCGATGCCGAGACGCCCGAGGACTGGGCGATCCGCCGCAAGCGCCGCCACTACGACCGGCACGTGATCTTCAACGTGCGGCTGATCTGGGACCGCTGGCTGCAGGTATCCGAGCATCGCACGGCCGACGGCGGCACGGTGATCCTGCAGACCGACGTCACCGACCTGATCCGGCTGGAGCGGCTGGAGCGCGGCAAGATGCTGGACGATCAGGCCCGCGTCATCCGCGCCACGCTCGACCACATCAACCAGGGCGTCTGCATCTTCGACCCCGAGGGGCGGCTGGTAGGCTGGAACCAGCGGCTTGGTTCGCTTCTGGCCATCCCGATGAACCGCTTCCGGCTGGGGGTCAGCTTCGGCTACCTGCTGGAACGCTTCGCGCAGGAGATCAGCTTCGGCGACGGCATGAGTGCCGCGGCGCTGGAGGCCTGGGTGCAGGCCCGCCACGACCGCCCGCCCTTGTCGTTCGAGCTGCGCCGGGGGGACGAGCTGATCCTCGACGTCTTCGCGCAGGAGATGCCCGACCGCGGCTTCGTGATGAGCTTCACCGACGTCACCGCCGAGCGCGCGGCCATCGAGGCGCTGTCCCGCGCCAACGAGACGCTCGAGGCCCGCGTGATGGAGCGCACACTGGAGCTGGAGGACGCACTGGCGAATGCCGAGCGCGCCAACGCCTCGCGCTCGCGCTTCGTGGCGGCGGCGAGCCACGACCTTCTGCAACCGCTCTCGGCGGCCAAGCTCTTCATCGCGAGCATCGGGGACGAGGCGGTGGAACCGGCCTCGCGCGAGGCGCTGTCGAAGGCGCAGAACGCGCTCGACTCGGTGCAGGGGATCCTCGGCGCGCTGCTCGACATCTCGAAGCTCGAGTCGGGCCGCGCGGCGGTCAGCGTGCAGCCGGTGCGGCTCGACCGGCTGATCGCGCAACTGCGCGACGAATTCGCGCCCATGGCGCAGGCGAAGGGCCTGCGGCTCTCGGTCGTGCCGTCGAGTGCCATGGTGGCCTCGGACCCGACCTACCTGCGGCGCATCCTGCAGAACCTGATCGGCAATGCGATCCGCTACACTGCAAAGGGGCGGGTGCTGGTGGGCGCGCGGCGACGGCAGGGCATGGTCCGGCTCGAGGTGTGGGACACCGGGCCAGGCATTGCCGAGGCCGATCAGGAGGCGATCTTCAAGGAGTTCCACCGCCTGAACGCGCCGGCCTCGGCCTCGGAAGGCATGGGCCTCGGCCTTGCCATCGTGGAGCGCGCCTGCGGGCTTCTGGGCCATCCGCTGGGCCTACGGTCCGAGATCGGGCGCGGCACCTGCTTCATGGTGCAGGTGCCGCCGGCCGGGAACGCGCCGCTGGCGGCGGCGCCGGGCGCATCCGAGATCCGCGCCCATGCCAAGGTCGCGGCGCAGGACAAGATCGCCTTCCTTGTCGAGAACGACGACGACCTGCGTCAGGCGATGGGCCTTCTGCTCGAGAAATGGGGCGTCAGCGTTCTGGACGCGCCGTCCGGCGAGGAGGCGCTGGAGCTGATCGACGAGATCGGTATCCTGCCCGACTTCTTCCTCGTGGATCAGCAGCTCGGTGCCGGAATGACCGGGGTGGACTTCATCCGCACGATGCGCTCGCGGCACGGCAGGGTGCCGGCCTGCATCGTCACCGCGGCCCGCCGCCCCGAGATCGCGACGATCTGCGCCGAGGCCGATATCCGCCTGATCCAGAAGCCGATCGACGCACGCGTGCTCGAGGAATTCCTCGGCGCGCTGTGA
- a CDS encoding CoxG family protein — translation MQLTDQRNISADPDTVWAAILDPEVLRVCIPGCESLSGSPEAGYEAIVVQKVGPVKARFTGHVTLSDIVPGQSLTITGEGKGGAAGFARGSAKVTLTPADGGTALSSDVDVHVGGKLAQLGSRIIDGFARKTADQFFERFQSAVEGPADDDAPEAEAVAVGAEGEAPAKKGWFKRMMKR, via the coding sequence ATGCAGCTTACCGATCAGAGAAACATCAGCGCCGATCCGGATACCGTCTGGGCGGCGATCCTGGACCCGGAGGTGCTCCGGGTCTGCATCCCGGGATGCGAGAGCCTCTCGGGCAGTCCCGAGGCCGGATACGAGGCCATCGTGGTGCAGAAGGTCGGCCCCGTGAAGGCCCGCTTCACCGGCCATGTGACGCTCTCGGACATCGTGCCCGGCCAGTCGCTGACCATCACCGGCGAGGGCAAGGGCGGCGCCGCGGGCTTCGCGCGCGGCTCGGCCAAGGTGACGCTGACGCCTGCCGATGGCGGCACCGCACTGTCATCGGATGTGGACGTGCATGTGGGCGGCAAGCTCGCCCAGCTCGGCAGCCGGATCATCGACGGCTTCGCCCGCAAGACCGCCGACCAGTTCTTCGAGCGTTTCCAGTCCGCCGTCGAAGGCCCGGCCGACGATGACGCCCCCGAAGCCGAGGCCGTGGCGGTCGGCGCCGAGGGAGAGGCGCCCGCGAAGAAGGGCTGGTTCAAGCGCATGATGAAGCGCTGA
- a CDS encoding xanthine dehydrogenase family protein subunit M, whose amino-acid sequence MHDFELVKPSSVAEAVAALASEGAQALSGGQTLLPSMKQRLAAPDTLVSLIDIAEMKGVCRGDQGLAIGGATSHAAVAKEAKAHYPALAWLAGEIGDPAVRARGTIGGSVANDDPAACYPAAVLASNATIVTDRREIAADDFFQGLFTTALEEGEIITSINFPIPEKAAYMKFAQPASRFALVGVFVAKFADGVRVAVTGAGEDGVFRWTEAEDALSADFRPEAVEGLTVDSEGLIGDLHGTPAYRANLIKVLTKRAVATA is encoded by the coding sequence ATGCACGACTTCGAACTGGTGAAACCCTCCTCCGTCGCCGAGGCCGTCGCGGCGCTGGCGTCCGAGGGCGCGCAGGCGCTTTCGGGCGGCCAGACCCTGCTGCCGTCAATGAAGCAGCGGCTGGCGGCGCCCGACACGCTGGTCAGCCTGATCGACATCGCCGAGATGAAGGGCGTATGCCGGGGCGACCAGGGCCTCGCCATCGGCGGCGCAACCTCGCATGCGGCCGTCGCGAAGGAGGCCAAGGCCCACTATCCGGCGCTCGCCTGGCTGGCGGGTGAGATCGGCGATCCGGCGGTGCGGGCGCGCGGCACCATCGGCGGCAGCGTCGCGAACGACGACCCGGCCGCCTGCTACCCGGCAGCGGTGCTCGCCTCGAACGCGACCATCGTCACCGACCGGCGCGAAATCGCGGCCGACGACTTCTTCCAGGGCCTGTTCACCACGGCGCTGGAGGAAGGCGAGATCATCACCTCGATCAATTTCCCGATCCCGGAGAAGGCCGCCTACATGAAGTTCGCCCAGCCCGCCTCGCGCTTTGCGCTGGTGGGGGTGTTCGTGGCGAAGTTCGCAGATGGGGTGCGCGTCGCCGTGACGGGCGCAGGCGAGGATGGCGTGTTCCGGTGGACCGAAGCCGAGGATGCCCTGTCGGCCGATTTCCGTCCCGAGGCCGTCGAGGGGCTGACGGTGGACAGCGAGGGCCTGATCGGCGACCTGCACGGAACGCCCGCCTACCGGGCGAACCTGATCAAGGTGCTGACGAAGCGCGCCGTCGCGACGGCCTGA